Within the Solibacillus silvestris genome, the region GTTTGCGTACATTGTCATTGGGTCGTCAATGTTTGCACCAATAGCGAATGCTGGTGTTGGTGCAGTTGGCCCGATGATTACATCATAGTTTTCGAACACTTTGTCATAATCAGCTTTGATTAAAGTACGTGCTTGTTGTGCTTTTTTGTAGTAAGCATCATACGTACCAGCTGATAATGAATATGTTCCAAGCATAATACGACGTTTTACCTCATCGCCGAAACCTTCAGCACGAGATTGTTTGTACAGCTCTAATAAGTTTTTCGCGTTTTCTGAACGGTAGCCGTAACGAATACCATCGAAACGTGAAAGGTTTGAAGATGCTTCTGATGAAGAAAGGATGTAATAAGCTGCTAACGCGTATTTAGAGTGTGGTAATGATACCTCTTCTACTGTAGCACCTAACCCTTTTAATACTTCCAATGCATCAAGAACCGACTGTTTTGCTGCTTCGCCAACGCCTTCACCTAGGAATTCTTTTGGTACAGCAATTTTTAAGCCTTTAATATTACCGTCTAAAGCGGCTGCATAGTTTGGTACAGGCACATCCGCAGAAGTAGAATCCATTTCGTCTACACCTGAGATTGCTTCAAGTAATAATGCATTGTCTTTTACATTGCGTGTAATTGGTCCGATTTGGTCTAAAGAAGATGCGAATGCAACTAAACCAAAACGAGATACACGACCATATGTAGGTTTCATTCCTACAACACCACAGTAGGCTGCTGGTTGACGGATTGATCCACCCGTATCAGAACCTAGTGAAAATGGTACTTCACCCGCTGCAACTGCAGCTGCAGATGCACCTGAAGAACCACCTGGCACATGCGAAAGGTTCCATGGGTTTTTAGTTGTTTTATAAGCCGAGTTTTCATTTGAAGAACCCATTGCGAATTCATCCATATTCAATTTACCGACTGTGATCATGCCTGCATCACGTAATTTTTTTACGATTGTTGCATCGTAAATTGGCATAAAACCTTCCAGAATTTTAGAAGCACAAGTTGTTTCCAATCCTTCTGTTACGATATTATCCTTTACGCCAATCGGCATACCGAATAATGGACCGCGCTCCTCAAAAGGTACTTGATCTAATTCAGCTGCTTTTGCAGTTGCTTGTTCTTTATTTAATGCTAAGAAAGCTTGTACATCGCCGTCCAACTTTTCAATGCGGTCAAACGCTTCTTTTGTTAAATCCGCAATTGTTAGTTCACCCGACTTTAAGCTCTCTTGCAATTGTGCTGATGTGCGCTCAAATACTGTCATGCGAGTGGTTCCTCCTATTACTCCATAATTGATGGTACTTTAATTTGACCTGCTTCTTGTTCTTTTACGTTCAGCATTACTTTTTCAAGAGGTAAGCCTTCTTTTGCTACGTCCTCACGAAGTACGTTCACTAAAGGTAAAACATGTGAAGTCGGTTCTACATTTGTTGTATCTAATTCATTTAACTGCTCTGCGAAATCAGTAATTTTCCCTAGTTGTTCAGCAAATTTCTCTGCTTCCTCTTCTGTAATAGCAAGACGAGCTAAGTGTGCTACGTGTTTTACTTCTTCTTTCGAAATTTTTGCCATTTGTTACACCTCCAAGTTATCGAATCAAATATACCTCGGCAAAATCCGGATCATCCGCCGGGTCTATATGTGGAGTCAGTGATTGTTTTAGATACCCGCTGATTCTACATAAACCATGCCCATAATGATAACATTTTTCCATGTAAAAATCTCCGCTTTAGGAAAAAATCCAGCAAACAATCCCCCACTTATGACGTTTTTTCGCCAAATTAACGCATTAACGTAATGAAGTAGATTTCTTTTACAAAAAGAAAATACCACACTCGTAAAAGTATGGTATTTTTCGAAAGATTTTACTCATAAATATGAATAAAAGGTTCATCTTCATTTGGTTCTTTAATAATCAGTACTTCGGGTCCGTTAACAGAGGTAATGCTCACCGAAATATACAGGTCAAGTGGTAAATGATTAAGCATTAAACCGGTCAAATACTGGGTAAATCCTGTAATTTCAGCTGTTCCGTAAAACTGGATCGGAATTTCGATATCAAGCTTCTGGACCTTTTTGTTCTGGTAAAAGCCAGTCGCAAACACGCTCGTGAAGTTTGAGAAATACTTGTCGACATCTTGTTTGAAGTTTTGGAAATTCGTATTCAGGTCACGATATACATCATCCGGTGAACTCATTGGGAAAGTAACGTATTTTTCATCGATTACCTTCCATTCACCCAATTCTGTCTTTCCTTTATCCGCAAAATTATAGTCCGTATACGTTCCCGGCACAATTGCATTTCTTTCAGCTTGTTTAAATAGAGCAATGACGATTGGAACATCTGCCAGTTCCGGACGGGCACGCAATCGATTGATCACTTCCTGCGCTATTTTTTTACCTTCTGCATCTATTTTTGCATCCGGAATTTTCTCTTCAAAAAATTCTCCATACTGCTCTTTTTGATAATAGTAAACTGAATTTAATGCTAAACCGATTGAAACACCAGCCAGCTTTACTTTGTTCTCATCGGTTTTTGTTAAATAATTTTGTTCCACAATATGTGCCAAATAAACTGGCGCTTCTGTCGCTTTTACAGTCGGATCCATTTCCTTGCCTGTCGCCTCATCCACACTTGATGGGTTTAGACCTTGGTACTCCGGTCCTTTATCTTCAGTTTGATTTGGACGGGCCAGCCAGTATTTCAATGTTTCTTCATCTAAATACTGACCTTCCTGGAAGTAATAGTTTTCCGTATCAAAATGATTTTGCGAAATACGCATTAAGCCTGTTTCGACTTCCTTCATATCGTACTTCGTATAAATATTGGAAACAACTAAACCACGGCTTGCACTTTCCTTATATGGAATCAATGTACGATAAAATTTATCGTTTATTTGCATATTCGGGATAATTGTTGTTTCCACAGCTTGTTCTGTATCTGATTCTTGCGTCAGTTCTGTATCAGGTGTGAGGTTTGGCGCACACGCTGACAACATCGCCGCTACAATTATCGCAGGTATCCAGCGATAACGTTTCATGAGAGCAAGTCCCCTTTACTATATTAATTGTTCGATTAGGCGCACTTCATCCCAAATTTCAATGCCTAAGCTTTGTGCCTTTTCTAGCTTCGAGCCTGCATCTTCTCCGACAATTACAAGGTCTGTTTTTTTACTGACACTCCCTGCAACCGTACCACCTAACTGTTCTATTTTCGCCTTTGCTTCGTTACGTGTCAATTGCTGTAATTTGCCTGTCAGTACAATTGTTTTACCAGCAAAAGGATTTGCCCCTGCTTCCACGACAATTTTCTTGCCTTTATAGCTCATATTTAAGCCAAATCCTTTTAGGCGTTCGATTAATTGTTGTACTTGCTCGTTTGCAAAATACGCGACAATCGATTCGGCCATTTTATCGCCAATTTCATGAATATCTTTCAAATCTTCTTCAGTGGCAACCATTAGTGCATCGATTGTTTCAAAATGTGCTGCCAAAATCTTAGCTGCTTTTTCACCAACATGGCGAATGCCAAGACCGAATAATAGTCGTTCCAGCGAATTGTCCTTTGACTGAATAAGTGCTTCAACTAAATTTGTCGCCGATTTTTGCCCCATTCGCTCCAGGTTGATCAGTTGTTCTACTGTCAGTTCATATAGTCCTGCTACATCTTGAATATAGCCTTCTCTCAGCAGCTGTTCTACTACCTTCTCGCCAAGACCGTCGATATTCATCGCATTGCGGGAAACGAAATGCTTCACACCTTCCGCAATTTGTGCAGGACATTGTGGATTCACGCAGCGCAATGCTACATCAGTATCAATGCGTACAACTTCTTCATCACATGCGGGACAATGTGTCGGCATTTTATATGGTACGGCGTCATCCGGGCGCTGTTCCAGAACAACCCCCACAATTTGCGGAATAATATCCCCCGCTTTCCGTACAATGACCGTATCATCGATTCGAATGTCCTTTTCACGAATCAGGTCTTCATTGTGCAATGATGCACGGCTCACAGTAGTTCCGGCTACAAGTACCGGTGTTAAAATCGCTGTCGGAGTAATAACGCCCGTGCGACCTACCGTCAGTTCGATATCTAGTAATTTTGTTATCACTTCTTCAGCCGGGAATTTGTAGGCAATTGCCCAGCGCGGCGATTTTGCCGTAAAGCCAAGCTCATCTTGGTGGGCATAGCGATTCACTTTAATGACGATACCATCAATTTCATACGATAAATTTGGGCGCGCTTCTGTCCACTTTTCTATAAACGCCAAAACGTCCTCAATAGTTTCGCAATACTCACGCTCTTTATTCGATGGAAAACCTAGCTCCTCCAAATACTTGAGCATTTCCCAATGCCCATCGATTCCATAGCTTTCTCCATCCCCGCCAACTGCATATATAAAAGTCGATAGATTTCGGCTTGCCGCAATTTTTGGGTCTAATTGACGCAACGATCCTGCTGCCGCATTTCGAGGGTTTGCAAATAGCTCTTCGCCATTTTCAGCTCGACGTTCGTTCAGTTTCTCGAAGGATTTTTTCGGCATATAGGCTTCGCCGCGCACTTCTAAGGTTACTGGTTCATTTAAACGTAAAGGAATGGCACGGATTGTCTTCAGGTTGGCTGTAATATCTTCACCAACCGTTCCGTCACCACGAGTAGCGCCTTGTACAAAAACCCCGTTTTCATAGCGTAAAGATATGGCCAAACCATCAATTTTCAGTTCACATACATAGGAGTAATTTTTACCGATTGCCTGCTCGATTTTCCGGTCAAAATCACGCAAATCTTCTTCATTGAAGGCATTCGATAAACTAAGCATTGCTGTTTCATGCGTTACCTTTTTAAAGCCTTCCAATACCATGCCACCGACACGCTGAGTAGGAGAATCAGGATAAATAAATTCCGGATTTGCTTCTTCTAATGCGATAAGTTCATGTAAAAGCTGATCATATACACTATCTTCTACTACCGGTTTATCCAGTACATAATACGCATAGCCATACTCATGAAGAAGCTTGTTTAATTCCG harbors:
- the gatA gene encoding aspartyl/glutamyl-tRNA amidotransferase subunit A (allows the formation of correctly charged Asn-tRNA(Asn) or Gln-tRNA(Gln) through the transamidation of misacylated Asp-tRNA(Asn) or Glu-tRNA(Gln) in organisms which lack either or both of asparaginyl-tRNA or glutaminyl-tRNA synthetases; reaction takes place in the presence of glutamine and ATP through an activated phospho-Asp-tRNA(Asn) or phospho-Glu-tRNA); its protein translation is MTVFERTSAQLQESLKSGELTIADLTKEAFDRIEKLDGDVQAFLALNKEQATAKAAELDQVPFEERGPLFGMPIGVKDNIVTEGLETTCASKILEGFMPIYDATIVKKLRDAGMITVGKLNMDEFAMGSSNENSAYKTTKNPWNLSHVPGGSSGASAAAVAAGEVPFSLGSDTGGSIRQPAAYCGVVGMKPTYGRVSRFGLVAFASSLDQIGPITRNVKDNALLLEAISGVDEMDSTSADVPVPNYAAALDGNIKGLKIAVPKEFLGEGVGEAAKQSVLDALEVLKGLGATVEEVSLPHSKYALAAYYILSSSEASSNLSRFDGIRYGYRSENAKNLLELYKQSRAEGFGDEVKRRIMLGTYSLSAGTYDAYYKKAQQARTLIKADYDKVFENYDVIIGPTAPTPAFAIGANIDDPMTMYANDILTIPINLAGVPAISVPCGFENGLPLGLQIIGKHFDEETLYRVAYAYEQQTDFAKQTPALWEVK
- a CDS encoding asparaginyl/glutamyl-tRNA amidotransferase subunit C — its product is MAKISKEEVKHVAHLARLAITEEEAEKFAEQLGKITDFAEQLNELDTTNVEPTSHVLPLVNVLREDVAKEGLPLEKVMLNVKEQEAGQIKVPSIME
- the ligA gene encoding DNA ligase (NAD(+)) LigA (this protein catalyzes the formation of phosphodiester linkages between 5'-phosphoryl and 3'-hydroxyl groups in double-stranded DNA using NAD as a coenzyme and as the energy source for the reaction; essential for DNA replication and repair of damaged DNA; similar to ligase LigB) is translated as MNEIEQRIAELNKLLHEYGYAYYVLDKPVVEDSVYDQLLHELIALEEANPEFIYPDSPTQRVGGMVLEGFKKVTHETAMLSLSNAFNEEDLRDFDRKIEQAIGKNYSYVCELKIDGLAISLRYENGVFVQGATRGDGTVGEDITANLKTIRAIPLRLNEPVTLEVRGEAYMPKKSFEKLNERRAENGEELFANPRNAAAGSLRQLDPKIAASRNLSTFIYAVGGDGESYGIDGHWEMLKYLEELGFPSNKEREYCETIEDVLAFIEKWTEARPNLSYEIDGIVIKVNRYAHQDELGFTAKSPRWAIAYKFPAEEVITKLLDIELTVGRTGVITPTAILTPVLVAGTTVSRASLHNEDLIREKDIRIDDTVIVRKAGDIIPQIVGVVLEQRPDDAVPYKMPTHCPACDEEVVRIDTDVALRCVNPQCPAQIAEGVKHFVSRNAMNIDGLGEKVVEQLLREGYIQDVAGLYELTVEQLINLERMGQKSATNLVEALIQSKDNSLERLLFGLGIRHVGEKAAKILAAHFETIDALMVATEEDLKDIHEIGDKMAESIVAYFANEQVQQLIERLKGFGLNMSYKGKKIVVEAGANPFAGKTIVLTGKLQQLTRNEAKAKIEQLGGTVAGSVSKKTDLVIVGEDAGSKLEKAQSLGIEIWDEVRLIEQLI